A genome region from Eurosta solidaginis isolate ZX-2024a chromosome 2, ASM4086904v1, whole genome shotgun sequence includes the following:
- the drl gene encoding uncharacterized protein drl isoform X2, whose product MKRSVYNEVSKQKKECEQSAENYKRLCSFAEMESEKSGAFAITPNYCPENSFSFSDSDPCSENENEFRPSLDTKFKILKSWAMECNICQSHISKLLVALNKMGYNEFPLCAQTLFQTSISNLVVKNISGGEFAYFGIQAYFESKSFPCLNEKDEVLIDVGIDGLNVFNSSKKVLWPILGSIADFPKEPLFTIACFSWKQKPLNVNDFMEEFCNEVVLLRKNGLKVGLGHPVSKKFDYRLFICDSSARAFITGVKNHNAYNGCPKCCQVGKTLNKTVCFCKDSSVLRTDFSFKNRNDQAHHSLSFREEGNVLEAANFGMVSQFPLDPMHLVDLGVAKKLLGLLFNNSNISIMNDKFNLVFAWVPSEFGRNCRHFNNMKIWKSTEYRQFLLYSGIFILKDCVDNDLYYHFLLLHTSIRILSSEKSYLSENNAAQQLLSEFVNLFGDIYGDHKISFNIHGLLHLADCAKEIGPLDSFSAYKFENYMQHLKKLIKSPTNILQQLYLRLEERKSLIEEKKSKFDSFIINPKKEKDSFCYNRDTGPFKVTDIRMELGEELAIGYNFKEISSYFSEPVESFPALGILLASGLSEQPLQIPKRNIEYKYFCIPFQSSYILIPILHHLFHEFVN is encoded by the coding sequence ATGAAGCGTTCAGTTTATAATGAAGTGAGCAAACAAAAGAAAGAGTGTGAGCAAAGCGCGGAAAATTATAAGCGTTTATGTTCATTTGCTGAGATGGAAAGTGAAAAGAGCGGAGCTTTCGCCATTACGCCAAATTATTGCCCAGAAAATTCCTTTTCATTTTCTGATTCAGACCCCTGCTCAGAAAATGAAAACGAATTTCGTCCAAGTTTGGATACCAAgttcaaaatattaaaatcatgGGCAATGGAATGCAACATTTGTCAAtcgcatataagtaaattacttGTAGCATTAAACAAAATGGGCTACAATGAATTTCCTTTGTGCGCACAAACTTTGTTCCAGACAAGCATAAGTAATTTGGTTGTAAAAAATATTTCGGGTGGAGAGTTCGCGTATTTTGGTATTCAAGCGTATTTTGAATCTAAATCGTTTCCATGTTTGAATGAAAAAGACGAGGTTTTAATAGATGTTGGAATAGACGGATTGAACGTGTTTAATAGCTCAAAAAAAGTTTTGTGGCCGATTCTTGGGTCAATCGCAGATTTTCCAAAAGAACCCCTTTTTACTATTGCCTGCTTCTCATGGAAACAAAAACCCCTTAACGTAAATGATTTTATGGAAGAATTTTGTAACGAAGTAGTATTATTAAGAAAAAATGGTTTAAAAGTCGGTTTAGGGCATCCAGTCTCGAAAAAGTTTGACTATCGTTTATTTATTTGTGACTCGTCCGCGCGAGCTTTTATTACGGGGGTTAAAAACCACAACGCTTATAATGGCTGCCCTAAGTGTTGTCAAGTCGGGAAAACTTTGAACAAAACAGTGTGCTTTTGTAAAGATTCCAGCGTATTAAGAACCGATTTTTCATTCAAGAATAGGAACGATCAGGCACACCACAGTTTGAGTTTTCGGGAAGAAGGAAATGTTTTAGAAGCAGCTAATTTTGGAATGGTTTCTCAGTTTCCTCTAGATCCCATGCATCTTGTGGATTTAGGTGTAGCTAAGAAGTTGCTCGGTCTTTTATTTAATAACTCTAACATTAGTATTATGAACGATAAGTTTAATTTAGTTTTTGCGTGGGTGCCGTCTGAATTTGGGAGAAATTGCAGACATTTTAATAACATGAAAATTTGGAAGTCTACAGAATATAGACAGTTCTTACTGTACTCgggaatatttattttaaaggaTTGTGTTGATAATGATTTGTACTACCATTTCCTTCTATTACATACCAGTATACGCATTCTCTCCTccgaaaaatcgtatttgtcagAAAATAACGCTGCGCAACAATTACTCTCggaatttgtaaatttatttggAGATATTTACGGGGACCATAAAATTAGTTTTAATATTCATGGCTTATTGCATTTAGCAGACTGCGCAAAAGAAATTGGTCCTTTAGACTCTTTTTCAGCctacaaatttgaaaattatatGCAGCATTTAAAGAAACTTATAAAGTCCCCCACTAACATTTTGCAACAGTTATATTTACGACTTGAAGAAAGAAAAAGCTTAATCgaagaaaaaaaatctaaatttgacAGTTTTATTATTAATcctaaaaaagaaaaagattcaTTTTGTTATAATCGAGATACGGGACCATTCAAAGTGACAGATATTCGTATGGAATTAGGAGAAGAGCTAGCTATCGggtataattttaaagaaataagtAGTTACTTCTCCGAACCTGTCGAATCATTTCCTGCACTTGGTATCTTACTTGCGAGCGGTTTAAGTGAACAGCCATTACAAATTCCGAAACGAAatattgaatataaatatttttgcatacCTTTCCAATCTAGTTATATTTTAATTCCAATTTTACACCACCTCTTTCATGAGTTTGTAAACTAA